The sequence below is a genomic window from Humulus lupulus chromosome 3, drHumLupu1.1, whole genome shotgun sequence.
GCTACTGTTACTTGACTTAGTCCACGCGCCTTGCCATGCTTTGAGAACATCCAGGCACGGTGGTGGGGCTATGGCTCCACCGGGCTTGTTCATGAAATGGTGAGCCGGAGCCGAGCCGAGCTGGTGGTTGTGATTATGAGGTAGTACTgcgatgttgttgttgttgctgttgttgttattgttattgttattgctGTTGTTGACAATATTGTTAGTAACCAATAGCTTGGATTCTCTAACTAATCTGGCTTCTGCTTCAAGCCGAGCGCTTTCCCACTGAGCCATGTGGCTTAGGTTTGCGGCGTCTTTGGGGTTACCGGAGCCGGAGCCAAGGGCATCTATCTTAGGCTTGTGGGTCACGGGATCTATCCCCATCTTGGTCAGTCTTTTCTTCAAGTGGGTGTTCCAGTAATTCTTGATCTCATTGTCTGTTCTCTTTGGCAAGTGAGTTGCTATAGCTGACCATCTTGTAAAAATAATTCcaataaaggaaaacaaaagttATTATTAGCTCAATAAAAGAGTATGAAGTAGTCTCTTTTTGTGAAtgtaaattattattaattaagagAAGAAAATATAAAAGATACAATTATTAGGGTTCGCTTATTTTAGCTGAATAAgtagattttatatatatatatacgtgtaTAATGTTAATGATCAGTAGTATTGTTATTAATATCTGGCCCATGGACTTTTGCTTAATCAATTGAGTTGTCAATATAATACGCAGTGATAGTGAATGGGTGTAACTACTGCTATATGAAGTTTCGTTATGAGATGCAGTACAATTTAAGCAGTGGCAGGAAAGAGTTAATATACGGAATCAGTAGTCATGATATTTAGTTAATACtactaatattaattatatatatgaaaCTTCAGGTTGcaaaaaaagaaaaatgtgaaAGTTTTGAAGGTGAATTTAGTGTACCTGTTTCCGAGGAGAGCATGGAGTTGAATAATGGTCTGTTCTTCTTGTAAACTAAACTTTCCTCTTTTGATATCAGGTCTAAGATAGTTTGTCCACCGCAGTCTGCAGCTTTTCCCACATCTTTGAAGCCCtgatcatatataatatataatagatTGAGTAAAACAAAAATCAAAAACAAATTAACTAGctagtatatatgtatatatataccgtACGTGTGTGTACATATTTATAGATTGATCATGCATAATATTATCGTTATATAAAGTTGTTGAAAAGCACCAGCTTTAGCAGGCAAGGCTCGCCAGCTTCCATGGCCATGTTCTTCGATGTAAGCCAACAACTTTTGGTCTTCCTCAGGAGTCCATGGTCCTTTTTTCAAACCTACCTTCTCACAACATGGAGACCTGCCCATTTTtctatctttctttcttttgaCTCCAAAGACCAAAGTAGAAGAAGAACCTCAGTAAGCTTATGCTGCAGATATATATAGCTAGAGAGAACTTGATTATCAGAGGATGAGACCGATCTCTTATAAGAAAAATGTCCTAAGGAGATTGGGGAAAGTAAGAAAATGAGTGCCAATATATATAGAGGGGTAGAGTAATAAATAAGAGAAAGGTGTTAAAGGGACGTCAAAACCAAGGAAGAGTTAATAATAAATAAGGATATGTAGtatatttaaaatacaatttatatatatatatctattaatTTATATCCTGACCAATATAACCCTTGACACTTGATTATTAATTGATTCTCTAGCCTTCTTAAAATATACTATTCCAATATTAATATTAGCTATATAGTTATATATTATGAAATTAATAATCTAGATTAGTGTAGATAATTACGTGAATGGCAAAAAAATGCTGGTCCAGCTAGCTTTTTTACGAGGCACGTGCATATGCAGTCCATTGGATAAATAATTTATAACTTATTATATAGTGTTAGGTGAAGCTTTAAGCGTATGATTATTAATATATCATCGCTCCTTCGCCTTACAGATTTGTCAAATAAATATGTTTTTCATTCATTATTATAATTAAAGTCTCGTTTTTTAATTATTTCTGACATTCAAAATTTGGTATGAGAGTCCCTTAATTAACCTAAAATTATTTTTCGGCTCTACAATAATAATGTTGTTAAATTTTAAGAGTTTATAGGGAATTGTATCGCAATTATACAATACATATTAATTGTAGTTATATAAGacttttttttggggggggggggggggggggttttaTAATTTCCGGAAAGTAGTGTAAAAAAGATAAACTAATTATCACAAAAATTGTTTTTTTCTTCCATCAAACAATATGAACCAATTCAACGATCAAAACTTTTGAAGCTTTATGGACCAAttcatatatctcttctatataaaaaaaattgcataaccgaaattttttattttaacagtttgttttgttaattttaacggaatattctaaatatttaacagaataaatctttaaaaataataaacataaatatttattaattatattaatataaattcaaatgttatataatattataataattgtaataatatataatacaaaactagatatttaataattatattaatataaattcaaatgttataaaatattattattataataataatatttaatacttatattaatataaatttaaatattataaaatatcattataacaataatatataatacataatattaatttttattaaaaaaattatcatttgtaTTTGAAAAGATTagcatattatatttatttaaaaaaaaactataaacaatattttggtttaatttttttttaatatgtttatatctttttttatatatcgttgatgccgtttttcgtcaactttattatgaagagcactaaacaatgttacagaaaaaatagaagaaattaCAAGTTTtatacgtggttcagcagttaaaatctgcctagtgcacaagtcaatattatttatcttaatactctctcaaagctttttcagaaagaaATTTGACTGAGTATTCTTAGTACAATTTTGCGTGAgtacaaatgaaattccccaAGCTATTTATAGACCTTGTTGATAGAATAGCTCTCCCTTATTtcaggaagttacaatcaatcattgaaatttgaaataaatacaaataaatgcattagtTATATAATATCCTATGAAAATATGGATTTAATTAtctgataacaacaaatccctaaggaatagggatttcccaACAGTTGTCGTGTGCAAAACGCGTCGCTAAGCTCGATTGTAAGACTAATGCACTTTTCGAGACCAATCCAGATTTCGAGCTCGTCACTCTAGTCAACCTCCTTCTAATCTAGCGACTTTGCTGACCTCACTCTTCGGAGAAGACCAGTGCCTTCGAGCTTGCAACCTAAGCTTGAACAAGGTCACCCATGCTCGAGTGTTAATAACTAACCAGACCTGGAATCATGTCAATATATACAAGTGTACTGCCAacacttgttattttcgagcttacccttttcgagcctacatttcgaggctatttattcattctcgaaattttggtgtaaacattttccccctcaaaagtgttggtttgaatcatctgagaaggaaacttttgaacttcactttcaaaAAACAtacccacctaccacactcgagtgcggACATGTGTCATTGGGGGATTGCATACCGAGAGTACTCAAGTACACCCTATTCTGCACATGCCCTTTCATATGACCTGTTTTCGCCAATATTTTAGAATTAAACTCGGTCCATCAGATCCTCTTTTAACTCAAACCAAGGGCTTAGATTCATTCGACCCTTGCCATTCTCTCTGgcgtatttatatatatatatatatatgtttgtatgtGTGTGTCCATTTCTTCCACCTTCTTTTTCACTTTTGCGTTTTTATCCTTCAAAAAACACGAACCAGAGAAAATAAAaccatagtttttttttctttttctttgcatgttctctaaacccaAAAAATAAAGTAATCTCTCAGCCTTCGGCTCAGTGGGATCATTTCTGCTTCCTCTTCTACAATCAACAATATCCTCTTTTCCAAGATCATCTTCGTGTAAGTTTCTgatccttatatatatatatttacgtgTTTCCTCTGTGCGTAAGAAAAAGCTTTTCTGGTTTCTACCAGATTTTTAAAACCTCTCTTGCACTAGATAAGTTTTGGTTGTGTAGGGTTCTACTGATCAAAAACATGATTTAGGCCAACTTTTGTTTGGTAGTAACAGATAAAAATAAAGCATTCTTAGGTTATGGGGTATTTAGGTCACTGgttcgtgtagcttaagaaatagggttttggattagggttttgaTGCACATATCCCGATAACATagcctttttgggtaactgcccacTTTTCCCTAGAAATTCGAGATTCTTTTAAACTGATAATAACCATCCCACTCCCGCATGGGAACACTCTTGATGCCCCGAACATAATAACAGTTCGGTGTTGGCATTTGAGTTAATCTCGCAATTCGAGCCTTCAGGCTCGATTAATGcaatctcgttatctcgagcttaCGAGCTCGAGAGTTATCAAGATCTTAACCCTTTCCTCTTCTCCTTTTCTTTTCtataatgggccctcacctttttcttccttgttagatgtcgcagtcttcTGAGGATTGGTGGGGGCAGAGCTTGCCATCCCTTACCATCCATCATCTCTCAGACTTGAATCGCCTCTTACACGAAATCAACGACTAATTTGAGAGCACAAGGAGCGGTGTGAGCAAGAACTTATACAAACCCATTTTTGACGTCAGATCGATGAGGTCGAagagaggaaaagaaagaagCTCCGAGTTGCGGTGTATCCCGATCCGGACCCCGAGGTGCAACCAATTCCGCTAAaccccaaactcaaagtcacTATAGCATATTCTCCTAATGAAATCGCATTCAGCCTCATGGAGGGTTCATCAAATAAGCCATCCAAAGCCCCCAAATCTCTTTCAATCCTGGTCTCGAAGAGTTATTTTTTCGAGGTCGAACACTACCCAAGCTCCATAACCTTGACTCGACAGATTTCTAAGCTTCTCTTCTACCATGGGTTGAAGATCTCCAGCCAGTTAGTATGTCATCCCGCCAGCTCCGACGAGAGGAGTTATTTTGACCCTAGTGATGGCGATCTTGATAGAAAGCTTAAGCTCGCAGCCTGGAGTCGTGAACACTTGCGAGCGAGGGCTTTACTACCTCTGGAGGACTACTTCCAACAAAGCTTTCTGGACTATGATGGCATAGCCTCATTCCAACTCCAGAAAAACTCGTACAGGGTCCTGACCGCGTTGAGATCGCTGTATCAAGAGATGAA
It includes:
- the LOC133823010 gene encoding transcription factor MYB106-like, with amino-acid sequence MGRSPCCEKVGLKKGPWTPEEDQKLLAYIEEHGHGSWRALPAKAGLQRCGKSCRLRWTNYLRPDIKRGKFSLQEEQTIIQLHALLGNRWSAIATHLPKRTDNEIKNYWNTHLKKRLTKMGIDPVTHKPKIDALGSGSGNPKDAANLSHMAQWESARLEAEARLVRESKLLVTNNIVNNSNNNNNNNNSNNNNIAVLPHNHNHQLGSAPAHHFMNKPGGAIAPPPCLDVLKAWQGAWTKSSNSSRDCNTLAGMMAMDDLESPTSTLNFPDANHSYTRINNQTTTTVGGGFGTNTTTDHDQTDNVDGWKSCYGTTTTNTPTKVAMSDHNHNNNHMAVAPPTPPEFKERNMEHANTMSLQDIAFACSHDGGAWFVDHGFRAGATMDGTSDSVAVPTVALSNIIEGFTDAFMYNSEQEPNSAVVDVVGDGENSNDGSCGASGIFEENKNYWNSILNLVNTSPSGSPVF